Proteins encoded together in one Lysinibacillus sp. FSL K6-0232 window:
- a CDS encoding YutD family protein, protein MIIVDGIEYELIEEYRDAFQAEAFQERYSDILARYDYIVGDWGYSQLRLKGFFDDKNQKSTFDTKISTLQDYLYEYCNFGCAYFVLRKVGKMAKQPEALESTDNEPLTE, encoded by the coding sequence TTGATCATAGTTGACGGAATAGAATATGAGCTAATAGAAGAATATCGCGATGCCTTTCAGGCGGAAGCTTTTCAGGAAAGATACTCTGATATACTAGCCAGATATGATTATATTGTTGGTGATTGGGGTTATAGTCAATTACGTTTAAAAGGATTTTTTGATGACAAAAATCAAAAATCGACATTTGATACAAAGATAAGTACGCTACAGGATTACTTATATGAGTATTGCAATTTTGGCTGCGCTTATTTTGTTTTGCGTAAAGTAGGTAAAATGGCAAAGCAGCCTGAAGCGTTAGAGTCTACAGATAATGAACCATTAACCGAATAA
- the yunB gene encoding sporulation protein YunB: MEQEEIFLLFPRKRMKLRSYGKRGARLNRLTILIVSTVICLILFIYYLNERLMPTYLQYAEVQTNKIASYVVSKAINSRTSNVLDVNDIIEDIPPGTSDMMTTKFNTEIINRVRAETLELVKMYLEQAEQGELSHLPELENVEYDINRIQEGDGIVFFVPLGQAANIPLLGNLGPKIPIRFHVIGNVHSDVTASIEEFGINSAYVEVGIHMEVNVQIIVPFASKSSTVSQNIPVAMGLTRGPVPNIYTNSTDAPQPSIEIPVPYK, encoded by the coding sequence ATGGAACAGGAGGAGATTTTTTTGTTATTCCCTCGAAAAAGAATGAAATTACGCTCTTATGGTAAACGAGGAGCACGTCTTAATCGATTAACGATTTTAATTGTTAGTACGGTTATTTGTCTGATTTTATTTATCTATTATTTAAATGAACGTCTAATGCCAACCTACTTACAATATGCTGAAGTACAAACAAATAAAATTGCGTCTTATGTTGTGAGTAAAGCTATTAATTCTCGTACGTCAAATGTTTTAGACGTCAATGATATTATTGAAGATATTCCACCAGGTACTTCCGATATGATGACAACGAAATTTAATACAGAGATTATTAATCGTGTTCGAGCAGAAACATTAGAGCTTGTGAAAATGTACCTAGAGCAAGCTGAACAAGGAGAGCTATCTCATTTACCTGAATTAGAAAATGTGGAATATGATATTAACAGAATCCAAGAAGGAGATGGTATTGTCTTTTTTGTACCACTTGGTCAGGCAGCCAATATTCCTTTGCTTGGTAATTTAGGACCAAAGATTCCGATTCGCTTTCATGTAATTGGGAATGTCCATAGTGATGTTACAGCATCTATCGAAGAATTTGGCATTAACAGTGCTTATGTAGAGGTTGGTATTCATATGGAAGTAAATGTTCAAATTATTGTCCCATTTGCCAGTAAATCATCGACTGTATCGCAAAATATTCCTGTAGCAATGGGCTTAACAAGAGGCCCAGTTCCAAATATTTATACGAATAGCACGGATGCGCCTCAGCCTTCCATCGAAATACCTGTTCCTTATAAGTAG
- the lipA gene encoding lipoyl synthase → MTSCKPTSKEEHVRKPDWLKIKLNTNDEYKGLKKLMREKNLHTVCEEARCPNIHECWGERRTATMMILGSVCTRACRFCAVKTGLPNELDLAEPERVADSVAIMNLKHVVITMVARDDLKDGGAQVLAETVRAIRRKSPATSVEVLPSDLGGVKENLQLLMDAKPDILNHNIETVRRLTPRVRARAKYERSLEFLRLAKEMQPDIPTKSSLMIGLGETHEEILEVMDDLRANNVDIMTIGQYLQPTKKHLPVKKYYSPIEFGKLRKIAMEKGFKHCEAGPLVRSSYHADEQVNAATKERQLQAEL, encoded by the coding sequence ATGACATCTTGTAAACCTACAAGTAAAGAAGAACATGTAAGAAAACCAGACTGGCTCAAAATAAAATTAAACACAAATGATGAATATAAAGGTCTTAAAAAGCTGATGCGTGAGAAAAACCTGCATACAGTATGTGAGGAAGCTCGCTGTCCAAATATCCATGAATGCTGGGGAGAAAGACGTACAGCAACAATGATGATTCTAGGCTCTGTTTGTACACGTGCTTGCCGTTTCTGTGCAGTAAAAACAGGTTTACCGAATGAATTGGACCTAGCAGAGCCAGAGCGCGTAGCAGATTCAGTAGCCATTATGAATTTAAAGCATGTTGTCATTACAATGGTAGCGCGTGATGATTTAAAAGATGGCGGTGCTCAAGTGTTAGCAGAAACAGTACGTGCCATCCGCCGCAAAAGTCCAGCGACATCTGTTGAAGTATTGCCATCAGATTTAGGTGGTGTGAAGGAAAACCTTCAATTGTTAATGGATGCAAAGCCAGATATTTTAAATCATAATATTGAAACAGTACGTCGTTTAACACCAAGAGTACGCGCGCGTGCGAAATACGAGCGCTCTTTAGAGTTTCTTCGTTTAGCAAAAGAGATGCAGCCAGATATTCCAACGAAATCGTCTTTAATGATTGGATTAGGCGAAACACATGAAGAAATTTTAGAAGTAATGGATGATTTACGTGCAAATAATGTGGATATTATGACAATTGGTCAATATTTACAGCCAACGAAAAAGCATTTACCAGTTAAAAAATATTATTCACCAATCGAATTTGGCAAGCTACGTAAAATTGCAATGGAAAAAGGCTTTAAGCATTGCGAAGCTGGCCCGCTTGTACGTAGTAGTTATCATGCAGATGAGCAAGTAAATGCTGCCACAAAAGAGCGTCAGTTACAAGCTGAGCTTTAG
- a CDS encoding D-glycero-alpha-D-manno-heptose-1,7-bisphosphate 7-phosphatase: MKRAIFLDRDGVINEVLSHRVKFVNKPKDFYFLPKVPEAIRILNKHFDYIFVVTNQGGIGLGFMKEKDLEKIHAYMIKELKKKGAIIHEAVYCPHKPKSGCACRKPNSKLIVDLGKKYRVNLAKSYMVGDTDTDIMAGKGAGTKGVFLGEQDALADAVFPDLISAAHWIVKDAKTV; encoded by the coding sequence ATGAAAAGGGCTATATTTTTAGATCGCGATGGTGTGATTAATGAAGTGTTAAGCCATCGTGTAAAGTTTGTCAATAAGCCTAAGGATTTTTATTTTTTACCGAAAGTGCCTGAAGCTATTAGGATATTGAATAAACATTTTGATTATATTTTTGTTGTCACAAATCAGGGTGGTATTGGCTTGGGCTTTATGAAGGAAAAAGACTTGGAAAAAATCCATGCCTATATGATCAAGGAGCTAAAGAAAAAGGGAGCTATTATCCATGAAGCTGTTTATTGTCCACATAAGCCAAAGTCGGGCTGTGCATGTAGAAAGCCAAATAGTAAATTAATTGTGGATTTAGGCAAGAAGTATCGTGTGAATTTAGCGAAATCCTATATGGTAGGAGACACAGACACAGATATTATGGCAGGAAAGGGAGCAGGAACAAAGGGCGTATTTTTAGGTGAGCAAGACGCATTAGCAGATGCTGTGTTTCCAGATTTAATAAGCGCAGCACATTGGATTGTAAAAGATGCTAAGACTGTATAG